In Natronococcus occultus SP4, the following proteins share a genomic window:
- a CDS encoding helix-turn-helix transcriptional regulator, which translates to MMQENEECEEQVVTNPITGSQDVIRENIIKYIDSARFDILQIIDNEPVTPSMIADRGLVSRKTASEYITEFQECAFVNSNADNHYVLTYSGKFALELVEDCLETITREQLAFLSRSPRPLRFLRSLRTGPRGPHKLANASADSPGRATIWRTFQTFEEYGWCESCPKGYRLTTRGEEALFAYQKLLKQSEQVIAKAPFLQRLSTEFANFPTHALTDAELVFSKPASPGLVVEAALKLRDFRTRHFRILTSVFQPTLFKTYYQSTRLGLAVEPIVDSTVYERIAQNEDLHYLLDNSKRDNYTLRCLEDSLTLGIGLYDDRKVAIGAYNEVGDGNHVAMIVSSNDELVEWATKKYERYREQSVDPMDPSRVTETASITQESNSQ; encoded by the coding sequence ATGATGCAGGAAAATGAGGAATGCGAAGAGCAAGTCGTTACAAATCCAATAACTGGAAGCCAAGATGTTATCCGTGAAAACATAATCAAATACATTGATTCAGCCCGATTTGATATTTTACAGATAATCGATAACGAGCCAGTAACTCCCTCGATGATAGCGGATCGCGGGCTGGTATCCCGTAAAACAGCGTCTGAGTATATCACTGAATTCCAGGAGTGTGCCTTTGTCAATTCAAACGCAGACAATCACTATGTCCTCACCTATAGCGGAAAGTTCGCTCTTGAATTGGTTGAAGACTGTCTCGAGACAATTACTCGAGAACAGCTCGCGTTCCTTTCTCGATCACCTCGACCACTCCGATTCCTTCGGTCGCTCAGAACAGGCCCGAGAGGACCCCATAAGCTTGCGAACGCGAGCGCTGATTCACCGGGTCGTGCAACGATTTGGCGTACGTTTCAAACCTTCGAGGAGTACGGATGGTGCGAATCCTGTCCAAAGGGGTATCGTCTCACAACAAGGGGTGAGGAGGCCCTATTTGCGTACCAGAAGCTACTCAAGCAAAGCGAACAGGTAATCGCCAAAGCACCATTTCTACAACGCCTCTCGACAGAGTTCGCGAATTTCCCTACACACGCGCTCACAGATGCAGAACTTGTCTTCTCTAAACCCGCCTCTCCGGGTCTCGTGGTTGAGGCAGCTCTCAAACTCCGTGATTTTCGCACCCGCCATTTCCGTATCCTAACCTCCGTATTTCAACCAACCCTGTTCAAAACGTATTATCAAAGTACCAGACTAGGGCTGGCGGTGGAGCCGATTGTTGATAGCACCGTTTACGAACGAATTGCTCAGAACGAAGATCTCCACTATCTGCTGGATAATTCAAAGCGTGATAACTACACACTGCGTTGCCTCGAGGATTCACTAACACTTGGGATTGGACTCTACGATGATCGGAAGGTGGCGATTGGTGCATACAATGAAGTCGGTGACGGGAACCATGTCGCCATGATCGTCAGTTCAAACGATGAGTTGGTCGAATGGGCTACGAAAAAGTACGAACGCTACCGTGAGCAATCTGTCGACCCGATGGACCCCTCTCGTGTGACTGAAACTGCTTCCATTACGCAGGAATCGAACTCCCAATGA
- a CDS encoding DUF7342 family protein, whose translation MTNDARRDGPPPFDRPFETEDTKQRVYGAVLHAREPMTATEIAKRADCSAESARTHLSFYADLGIIIRHEGRPVRYERNDDYFEWRRVNELAQENTVDELQARVSELTDRIAEYRDDYGVDSPSEVNVLEFDAEGVDEVYTELGDWATVIEERRLHERARRKVAGSTASSHS comes from the coding sequence ATGACAAACGATGCTCGCCGCGATGGCCCGCCCCCGTTCGATAGACCGTTCGAAACCGAGGACACGAAACAGCGTGTGTACGGGGCAGTGCTGCACGCTCGAGAACCGATGACGGCCACCGAGATTGCCAAGCGGGCGGACTGCTCGGCAGAGTCGGCACGGACACATCTGTCCTTCTACGCAGACCTTGGGATCATCATCCGACACGAGGGCCGACCGGTCAGGTACGAGCGCAACGACGACTACTTTGAATGGCGGCGAGTCAACGAGTTGGCCCAGGAGAACACGGTCGACGAGTTGCAAGCCCGTGTGTCGGAGCTGACCGATCGGATTGCGGAGTATCGCGACGACTATGGTGTCGATTCGCCCTCAGAGGTCAACGTCCTTGAGTTCGACGCGGAAGGGGTTGACGAGGTGTACACGGAACTCGGTGATTGGGCTACCGTCATCGAGGAGCGTCGCCTCCACGAACGTGCCCGGAGAAAAGTCGCCGGCTCGACGGCCTCGTCGCACAGCTGA
- a CDS encoding HNH endonuclease, with protein sequence MTNDGRITTDRFFGSIEKRLENLQSMLEFVDATKPAEPTLRDWLKSNTSAESESTIEKYIAFQRSIDLLELQEDQYQTTPRGTAFAETGDPELVFEALLENVAGFETILQTLDNQQTTAAEIQASLQEAYPEYQLPQAVVGRHLEWLQAIGAIEKQQATDRYELTPFGRQLLRQKPDQKPTIDDLEVGSTYDRVELHEEYGGARYRGIAPSADHPYVFLFTGDSGMEHGYKDEFRGDTFIYTGEGRTGDMEMTGGNKAIRDHTEDGREIHLFENNDEAWSVTYLGQFECVDWFEEQLPDTDGNRRKAIRFKLEPVANDVEFTASNLDAVDTDELYERAKGAATTDGGATQQTTVETTRTRYTRSEAVREYALRVADGICQGCGNEAPFVGKDGEPYLEVHHLYRRSDGGPDHPDNVVALCPNCHRRVHHGKDGDEFNQELISRAEKGKLNHSGRKTNLSKIQLQPTPQVPVP encoded by the coding sequence ATGACAAACGACGGCCGGATAACGACCGATCGCTTCTTTGGGAGCATCGAGAAGCGACTCGAGAATCTACAATCCATGCTCGAGTTCGTCGATGCTACCAAACCCGCTGAACCAACCCTCAGAGACTGGCTCAAATCAAATACATCTGCAGAGAGCGAATCAACTATTGAGAAGTACATTGCCTTCCAGCGCTCGATCGACCTCCTCGAGCTCCAGGAAGATCAGTACCAAACCACACCTCGCGGAACAGCGTTCGCAGAGACTGGCGATCCAGAACTCGTCTTCGAAGCACTCCTCGAGAACGTCGCCGGCTTCGAGACGATTCTACAGACACTCGACAACCAACAGACCACCGCAGCGGAAATTCAGGCGAGCCTCCAGGAGGCGTACCCAGAATACCAACTCCCACAGGCAGTCGTCGGTAGGCATCTCGAGTGGCTCCAAGCAATCGGTGCGATTGAGAAACAGCAGGCTACCGACCGATACGAACTAACCCCCTTCGGAAGGCAACTACTCCGCCAAAAACCCGACCAGAAGCCAACGATCGATGATCTCGAGGTCGGCAGTACATACGATCGCGTCGAACTCCATGAAGAGTATGGTGGAGCGCGATATCGTGGAATTGCGCCCTCCGCTGACCATCCCTACGTCTTCCTCTTCACAGGCGACTCTGGAATGGAGCACGGCTACAAAGACGAATTTCGCGGCGATACGTTCATCTACACCGGCGAAGGCAGAACGGGCGATATGGAGATGACGGGTGGGAATAAGGCGATTCGCGACCATACGGAAGACGGCCGTGAAATCCACTTGTTCGAGAACAATGACGAAGCCTGGAGCGTAACCTACCTCGGACAGTTCGAGTGCGTCGATTGGTTCGAAGAGCAGCTTCCAGACACAGACGGAAATCGCCGCAAAGCGATCCGCTTCAAACTCGAGCCAGTAGCGAATGACGTCGAATTCACTGCTTCCAATTTGGATGCAGTCGATACAGATGAACTCTACGAGAGAGCGAAGGGAGCAGCGACAACTGACGGAGGTGCTACCCAACAGACAACCGTCGAAACGACGCGAACCAGATACACCAGATCAGAAGCCGTTAGAGAATACGCACTACGTGTCGCTGATGGCATTTGCCAAGGCTGTGGGAACGAAGCGCCGTTCGTTGGCAAGGATGGTGAGCCGTACCTAGAGGTGCATCATCTGTACCGTCGTAGCGATGGTGGCCCTGATCATCCTGATAATGTCGTTGCTTTATGCCCGAACTGCCATCGGCGAGTTCATCATGGGAAGGATGGTGACGAATTCAATCAGGAACTTATCTCGAGGGCCGAGAAGGGGAAACTGAATCATTCAGGAAGAAAAACAAACTTGAGTAAAATACAGCTTCAACCTACACCCCAAGTTCCCGTACCATAG
- a CDS encoding geranylgeranylglycerol-phosphate geranylgeranyltransferase, producing the protein MSVVEGARGVVELTRPVNAIVAGVLTFTGAFVAHGSDVVGSAEPVLTAILVTVLATAAGNTINDYFDIETDQINNPDRPIPRGAVSPRTALVSSIVLFVAASALALVLPLLATAIALLNIALLIAYTEIFKGLPGVGNAVVAYLGGSAFLLGGAAVGDIAAPGILFLLAVLATFSREVIKDVEDIEGDQREEITTLPLVIGEKHSLTLSAVFLCVMVVITPVPYLLGVLGVIYLVLMIPANGAILYAGYLSFDDPKAGQSILKYGTFLTAAAFIVGRATMIS; encoded by the coding sequence ATGTCGGTAGTGGAGGGTGCTCGTGGCGTAGTAGAACTTACTCGACCGGTAAATGCGATCGTCGCCGGAGTTCTAACCTTTACTGGAGCGTTTGTGGCCCACGGAAGCGATGTTGTCGGTAGCGCAGAACCCGTTCTTACCGCAATCCTTGTCACTGTTCTGGCTACGGCCGCAGGAAACACCATCAACGATTATTTTGACATCGAGACGGACCAGATCAACAATCCCGACCGGCCGATTCCTCGAGGGGCAGTTTCCCCAAGGACTGCTCTCGTCTCGAGCATTGTTCTGTTTGTCGCAGCCAGCGCACTGGCACTTGTCCTACCGTTGCTCGCCACCGCGATTGCTCTCCTGAATATTGCCCTTCTCATCGCATATACGGAGATTTTCAAAGGACTGCCAGGAGTGGGGAATGCAGTAGTGGCGTATCTTGGTGGGAGTGCATTTCTCTTGGGAGGCGCAGCAGTCGGAGATATCGCCGCCCCTGGTATCCTGTTTTTGCTAGCAGTGTTGGCGACCTTCAGCCGTGAAGTGATCAAAGACGTCGAGGACATAGAGGGGGACCAGCGAGAAGAGATTACCACCCTTCCCCTCGTTATCGGAGAGAAACACTCGCTCACTCTCAGTGCAGTTTTTCTCTGCGTTATGGTCGTTATTACGCCGGTTCCCTATTTGCTGGGTGTACTGGGAGTAATCTACCTCGTTCTCATGATCCCGGCGAATGGCGCGATACTGTATGCTGGGTACCTTAGTTTTGATGACCCCAAAGCAGGGCAGTCCATCCTGAAATACGGAACATTCCTCACAGCTGCGGCCTTCATCGTCGGCCGCGCGACTATGATTTCCTAA
- a CDS encoding MarR family transcriptional regulator: MSAITTIQDIMLEEDDLGPADEALLDMLNEGRVTAPYVADETGYSLQYVRDRLGRLVEHGNACKVYEGLYELVEDPRDEST, encoded by the coding sequence ATGAGCGCAATAACTACGATCCAAGACATCATGCTCGAGGAGGACGATCTTGGACCAGCTGATGAAGCGTTACTCGATATGCTGAATGAGGGGCGTGTTACTGCGCCATATGTTGCTGACGAAACTGGTTACAGTCTTCAGTATGTTCGCGACCGGCTTGGTCGACTTGTAGAGCACGGTAATGCATGTAAGGTATATGAGGGGCTCTACGAGCTTGTGGAGGATCCTCGAGATGAAAGCACTTGA
- a CDS encoding cytochrome P450, with protein MTPQSELPPSPSGHPILGHALDFARDPFALIDRATDECGDCYRMTFPSAEICVLAHPEHFRQALVTDVDSFGKTADYQRAFGNGLLSTEGDQWRRQRNVLQPLFHGDRIDGYADKMVEATQRRIGTWEAGEVRDLESEMQDLTFEILFATLFGRDLAPGEGADLRAASDGLNKWFVSTSWLLPNWIPTPARRTFNQSSERLREETQRLLAKYEAEAEQSTASDLENETVLSKLQDAQKQGHLSKEEVEGQMVTMLFAGYETTAATLGFAWYALAKNPALRDAFHDELEAVLGGEPPSQETIGELDLTRRIVTETLRLYPPVHTIPRQTTREIEIDGYCLPANEEVHLSVIAAHRDERFYDDPLSFRPERWQQQSIEERHDFAYIPFGGGRRTCIGREFARLEAMVVLATIGQQWSPEWTKGDSTVTLDPAITIQAKDGLPMRLQQRS; from the coding sequence ATGACACCTCAATCTGAACTCCCTCCGAGTCCTTCTGGTCATCCAATCCTCGGTCACGCTCTCGATTTTGCTCGAGATCCGTTCGCTCTTATTGACCGTGCGACAGACGAATGCGGTGATTGCTATCGAATGACATTCCCGAGTGCCGAGATTTGCGTCCTCGCCCACCCCGAGCACTTTCGGCAGGCCCTCGTCACCGATGTCGATTCATTTGGGAAGACTGCAGACTATCAGCGGGCGTTTGGGAACGGGCTGCTGTCGACGGAGGGCGATCAGTGGCGCAGACAACGGAACGTCCTCCAACCGCTGTTCCATGGAGACCGAATTGACGGCTATGCCGACAAGATGGTCGAAGCAACGCAGCGACGGATCGGTACCTGGGAAGCAGGTGAGGTTCGTGACCTCGAATCAGAGATGCAAGATCTCACCTTCGAAATTCTCTTTGCGACGCTCTTTGGACGTGACCTAGCCCCTGGAGAGGGTGCGGATCTTCGTGCTGCCTCGGATGGTCTCAACAAGTGGTTTGTATCGACGTCGTGGCTCCTCCCAAATTGGATTCCAACACCGGCACGGCGTACGTTCAACCAATCCTCGGAACGGCTTCGTGAGGAAACTCAACGTCTTCTCGCGAAGTACGAAGCTGAAGCCGAGCAAAGTACCGCTTCGGATCTGGAGAACGAAACGGTACTCTCGAAACTTCAGGACGCTCAAAAACAGGGCCATCTGAGCAAGGAAGAAGTCGAAGGCCAAATGGTTACGATGCTGTTCGCCGGATACGAAACGACTGCTGCAACACTTGGCTTCGCTTGGTACGCACTGGCGAAGAATCCGGCTCTTCGGGACGCCTTTCACGATGAACTTGAGGCTGTACTAGGTGGTGAACCGCCGTCTCAGGAGACAATTGGTGAATTGGACCTCACACGTCGTATCGTGACTGAGACGTTACGGTTGTATCCACCGGTACACACGATCCCTCGGCAGACAACACGGGAGATCGAGATCGACGGCTATTGCCTTCCAGCAAACGAGGAGGTTCACCTGTCAGTGATCGCGGCTCATCGCGACGAGCGTTTCTACGATGATCCGCTCTCGTTCCGACCCGAGCGGTGGCAACAGCAGTCTATCGAGGAGCGCCACGACTTCGCGTACATTCCGTTCGGTGGTGGTCGTCGAACGTGTATCGGTCGGGAGTTTGCTCGGCTGGAAGCGATGGTAGTGTTAGCGACGATTGGGCAGCAGTGGAGCCCGGAGTGGACGAAAGGGGATTCAACGGTTACGCTCGATCCGGCAATCACGATTCAGGCGAAAGACGGTCTTCCGATGCGGCTTCAGCAGCGATCTTGA